A segment of the Aromatoleum aromaticum EbN1 genome:
GAGCGGCAGGGCGTTGGTGGCCTTGGCGCCGTAGATCGCCATCGGACGGCGGATGAGGGCTTTGCGGACGAAATCTTTCACCGCCTGAGTGCGGTGGCCGCGGCCGTCGATCGCGGTGGCGCTGACGGGGAGCATCGCGCCGCAGGCGTGCTCGATCGGGCGGTTGAGCAGATCCGTGAGCTGCACCCAGACGTCTTCCTGCTGCGGGTCGCCCCACAGGACGACGTAGTCGATGACCCAGCACGTGAGTCCCCTGCCCCAGCCGATGATCTGGCATTCGAGGCGGTCGTCCTGGGTGTCGGTGCCGGCGGTGATCCAGATGACGCCGTGCGGGGCGACGCGCAGCGGATAGGGTTCGGCGCGCTCCTGCAGGATGTTGGACTTGACGGCCTTCAGGGACTTGTCTTCCCAGGGCTCGGCGAGGCGGTCGTTGACGAAGGTCTTGAGCTTGGCGGGGTCGCCCTGGGCGTCGAGCCAGTCCGCGGCGAGGTCGGCCCAGCGCGGACCCATGCCGATCTGGTAGTACAGGCAGTTGACGTGGTAGCCGCGGGGGGTGCGCTCGGGGTGCGCGGGCACCCAGCGGCCGGCGGCGATCATCACCGTCTTGTGGTGTTCGTCGATCATCGTGCCGCAGTCGCGGCAGACGTACCACGCCTGGGTGACGTTGCCGGCGGCGTCGCGCTGCCACTTGAGGCCGTCCCATTCGAGCGGCTGTTCGTGGCCGCAGTGCGGACACGGGACGTGGTAGCGGCGCTGGTCGGATTTTTCCCACAGCTCGCTGATGCGGCACAGGCCGCGCACGCCGGGGGTGGAGACGTACATCCGCTTGCCGCGATCGGGGAACGCGGAGGTGCGCCCTTCGAGCATCTTGAGCGGGTCGTCGCCGGTTTTGAGCGCGGTAGCGAACTCGGTGAGCTCGTCGACGAGGAGGTAGCGGACGGTGGTCTGCTTGAGGCGCGGCGCGCTGCCGGCGTGCTCGACGTACAGCTGTCCGCCGGCGAAATCCTTGAATTCCTTCTGGTTGGCGGCGTTGCGGCTGTTGGTGCTGGTGAGCGCCTCGCGCACGGCGGGCGTTTCTTCGATGAGTGGGTTGAGCTTTTGATTGACCCACTTGTTCATCGAGACTTCGCCCGGCAGGCACACCATGACCGGGCCCGGGGCCTGGTCCATGATGTAGCCGAGCGTGTTAGTCTCGACTTCGGACTTGCCGAACTGGATCGGGAACATCAGCGCCATGTCCTGCACGGCGCTGCGCACGCTCATGCAGTCCATCGGCTCGCGCAGCGGCGGGTTGGTGCTGGTGCGCCAGCGGCCCGGCTTGGGGCTGGACTTGCTGCTGAGCCAGCGCTTGGTGTCGGCCCATTCGGAGACGGTCATGGGCTTGCGCGGGGCGATCGCGCGCGAGACGGTGCCGAAGAGGCAGCCCGCCGAGGGGATCAGCGATTCGAGCGTGAAAGTCTCGGGCGCGGCCATGCTCAGGCCTCCTTGGCGCCGAGCTTGCCGATCTGCTCGGCGAGGTTGCCGAGGGCGTGCTCGATTTCCTCGGCCAGCAGCACGCGCACGCGCTGTTCGTCGGATTCGCCGGCGAGCACCGGGGCGATGCTGTCGGGCAGCGCCTCGAGTTCGGCGCGCAGCGTGACGAAGGCGTTGCTGACGACAGCGATCGCGTCGTCGCGGCGCAGGTATTCCTTCGCGTCTTCGGCGAGCTTGATCTCCTCGCGCAGCGCCGCGGCACGTTCCCGGCGGGACTTCCAGAGGTGGAAGTCGGGGCCTGCTGCGGCGTCGTCGTCCTCGGCGGCGTCTTCGGCGCCCTCCCCGGCCTCGATGCGAGCCGGGGCGGCGATCGCCAGCTCGGCGCCCCGCGTGGCGGCGTGGCGGTCGGCGACGGCTTTCATCGCCGGGTCGCGGGTCGCTTCGATGCGGGCAATGGATTCGGCGACGCGCACGGCCTTGCCGTCGTCGCTGAGGACGAGCCGACCGGACTTGCGCAGCTCGGTGACGTAGCTGGGGCGGCAGCCGATGATCGCGGCGAAGGCTTTGAAGGGGGCGGTGGCAGGGAGGGTCATGGGCACCTCAGAACGGCACGTCAAAGTAAAGGCCGAACTTCTCTTCGCCCAGCTTTTCCACCACGTCTGCAATCCATTCCAGCCGCTCGGCGGTGACGCGCGAAACGCCTGCGTACCTGCGCGCCATGCCGCGCACCTCGTAGAGCGCATCCCTCGCCTCGTTTTCCGTTGCGGACTGCATGAAGTCCCGCACGCCCTCTTCGCTTTCCTGCCAGGTCTTGCAGTGGCTACGCTTCATCTCGGCCCACTCCCTTTGTTCCGTGCCCACTCTACGTCCGCCATGCGGGTTTCAGCCGCCGCAGACAGTACCGGCGCCACGCCGCGCTGTTCGAGGCTGCCCACGGGCCCGATACGCGCCCCGCCGAGGCCGTCGATGAGACCGCGCTGGTGCAGGGCCTTGGCAAAGGCGTGGAACTCTGGCAGCTCGGTGCGAAGCCGGGCGTTGAATTCGCCGACATTGTCGGCAGCGCAGACGAGGTGTTCTTCCACCTTTCTCCTCCTCTTTTCTTTCTGTGCGGTATGTGCGGAATAGGTGTACGGATGCCGCACAGACGAAACCCGCGTGGATGCTGGGGTGTGCGGCATGTGCGGCATGTGCGGCATGGTTCGCGCACACATGAGAGATGCGTGCGCGTCCTGCAGGGCGGTTGCGGCGCGGCTCGCGTGTACACGTGCGCGGGAGATGCCGCACATGCCGCACAACCCAATAACGGCACGGGTTTGATGCCGCACAGACGATGCCGCACATATCCGCACATGCCGCACAGCGAGGGGCGACTCGGGGCGACGATCAGGCATTGGCCGCACCTTTGTAGTCCTTGACCGCGTTGCGGAAGGCGATGGCGTGCTTGCCGATCCAGGTTCGCTCGTCTTCGGCGGGCGGCTTCTCGGGGGCGACGAGGATTCGGGTCCTGTCCGGCTGCTCGCGGTATTCCGGGATGAAGCAGACGCCGTGCGGGCCCATCACCTTGCCGTCGGCGCCGAGGTAGCGCTTGCGGGCGCATTCGATGCGGTGCTTCTTCTCGAGGGCGTTGATGAGCCGCGGCATGGGCGCCGGCTTGACGTTGATGCGGTTGCACCAGGTGCGGTAGGCGTCGAACACGTCAGTGGCAATGGCGACGACGCCGGGCTTGATGCCTTCGATCGCGCCGGCGACGAACTCGCGGTAGAACCGCGTGGTGCTGTCGAGGGCGAGGTCTTGCAGGGCCGCCTTTGAGGCCGTCATCGGCGGTTTGGTGTGGGGGGTGAAGTCGCCGAGCGGTAGATCAAGCAGGTGGGCGTGCAGGGCGGCGATGCCGCCTTCTTCGATCTCCCTTTTCACCGCGCGATAGAAGTCTTCCGGCTGAGGGGCGTAGGGCGTTCTGACTACCAGATGCCGGCGGTCGTCGTCCTCAAGGACGATCGGCATTTCCTCGTTGGAGTTGAAGACGATGTTGACATGGTTCTTCTCCTCGTATGCGTTGACGAACTTGGGGTCGACGTACACGGTTTCGCCGGTGACGAGTTCCTTGAGCGCGTTCTTGACCTGGTAGAGCTCCTGCCGGGCGACGACTTCTTCGGCAAGGATGAAGAGCCGGCTGGCGAGCCAGGTGTTGCGGTGGTTCTCGATCGCGGCCTGGTTGATGGTGAGGCCGTAGGGGCCGTAGATGCTCGAGATGGCCTTGAAGAACTGCGACTTGCCCGTGCCCTGCGGTCCGTGCATGACGACCGCGCTTTGCATTTTGGCGCCCGGGCGCTGGATCGGATACGCCAGCCACTTCATCAACCACTGGTAGACGGCGTCGGCGTTCTCCTCTGCACTGCAGAGGTAGGCGAGGAGATCGATGAGCATCTCGCAGCAGCCCGCCTTTGGCTTTGTCGGCCAGCCGGCATAGGTGTTGCAGGTGATCTTGCGATCCTTCTCGGTCGGGTCGAAGCCGACGTTGTCCAGGCGAACAATGGCCTTGGTCGGGTGCTCCATCCATCGCCGGTGCAATTCGCGGCTGATGCAGATGTTCCGCATGCCCGCGAGCGGGACGATCATCCGCTCTTGGCGATCGAAGACGGCTTCCTTCTCGCCGTAGATCAGGGCGAAGCGCTCGAGCAGCTCGTCGAGGGTCTCGATCGGCCGCAGGGCGGGTTTCCCCTCTCCCCCAGGTTGAGGAGCAGCGGCGGCCGAGGTGGGGGCTTGCCACCCGACGGTGCGCAGGGCTTCTTCGACCTGCGCGCGGACGATGGGGAGGCCTTCGGCCAGGTGCAGGTCGTTGTAGTCGGTGATCTTGTGGCCCTGGGCCTGGAACTTGGCCCAGCGACCCTCTTCGTCGACGAACTTCGCCGCGACGTGGCGACCGCCGACCGCAACGGCGGCGGACGATGCGCGGGTCACGCCGGCGTTTTCGCAGCGGTGCGGCTTGCTGCAGGCGGGGCAGTCGGCGCCGTCGGCGATCCGAACCGGGGCGCGGCATTCGCGGCAGTGGCCGAACGAGTCGTCGTCGGCGCAAACGAGGATCTTCGCGCGCGGGTAGCGCTTGTGCAGCGCCTCGGCGACGGGCAGGAGGTTGCCGGCGTCGAAGGCGACCGCGACCGGCAGGCCGGTGGCTTCGTGGAGGCTCGCGGCGGTGGCGTAGCCTTCGGCGAGCAGCACGATCCACGTCGGCATGCCGATGAGGTGGAAGTGGCCGCGCTTCTCGATACCGGCCGGCCAGAATTCCTTGTCGCGCTCGATGCGCTTGATGCGGTCCGCGTGCAGCGCGCGCGAGAGGATGAACTGCAGGCCATGCACGCGGCCGGCCGCATCCATCATCGGGATGCACATCGCGCTACCAATGGGCGTGGTGTAGGGCTTGCCCTGGTTGCCGTCCCACTCGAGCACGGCGCCGGCCGGGGCGAACCGCACGCCGTGGGCGCGGACGCCCTTGCGCGTGAGGTAGTCGATCTCGCCTTCGACCTGGCATTCGCGCCACTTCGCTTCGGCCTGCTCGGCGGCCCGGGCGGCGTCGGCGCGGCGCGCAGCATCGGCACGGCGGCGGTCTTCGGCGAGGCGAGCGCGGATCGCGGCCTTCTGGTCGTCGGTCAGCGAGCGTTTGGCGAGGGTGAGCTTCTGCGTGCCGTTGTCGTCGCCGCGCCAGATTCCGTAGGAGCCGACGAGGACCGTGTCGCCCCCGTCGAGCACGAGCTCGTGCACCGAGTACCAGCCGCGCTTTTCGCGGTCGCCCTCGACTTTGCAGCGCTGCATCTTGCCGACCACCAGGTGATCGAACTGCAGCCCCGCGCCGACGAGCTGGGTCATCACGTCATCGTAGTTCGTCGCCATCAGGCAGCCACCCGCATTTCAGTAGTTGCCCGCACCGCTACCTACCCCGAAAACTTGCCTCTCCGTACCCTTGTGTGCCGCTGATCCCCAGGGGCCCCCGTCCGGCAAATCGCCGTTCGACCGCGACCCATGCGGGAAACTGAAATCGAACCGAGATCGCGTCGCACCTCTCACCACAGGGGAGATGGGGCTCATCGGGCGGCCCTCCTGCGCAACTCCCAGTCGTCACGGCAGTCGGCATCGCAGAACGCCGCGCCCTCGATCACCTCTTCGCAGTTGTGGCACAGACCGCACGCGACCGGCTCGTGTGACGTGCGCGAGCGCGCGGCTTCGATGGCGCGCGCCGTCTCCTGTTGCTCCCGCTCCGCGGCGAGGTCGGCGAAATCGGCCATGGGTTATCTCACTCGGCTAATCAGATGCGCGGCGAACGCCACGACGTTGAACAGCGCCTCGCGCGCCTCAGTGCGCTCGGTTGCCGACAGCCGGCGCCCGGCCTGCATCCGCGCCAGTGTCGGGCGTAGCTCGCGTTGCACCAGGCCGCCAAGCGCCGCGAACGCCTCGGCGTCATCGGCCGGCGCCCCGACCGCCTTGGCCTTCGGCGAACGCGGGATCGTCACGCAATCCGCCAGCG
Coding sequences within it:
- a CDS encoding DUF5906 domain-containing protein, producing the protein MATNYDDVMTQLVGAGLQFDHLVVGKMQRCKVEGDREKRGWYSVHELVLDGGDTVLVGSYGIWRGDDNGTQKLTLAKRSLTDDQKAAIRARLAEDRRRADAARRADAARAAEQAEAKWRECQVEGEIDYLTRKGVRAHGVRFAPAGAVLEWDGNQGKPYTTPIGSAMCIPMMDAAGRVHGLQFILSRALHADRIKRIERDKEFWPAGIEKRGHFHLIGMPTWIVLLAEGYATAASLHEATGLPVAVAFDAGNLLPVAEALHKRYPRAKILVCADDDSFGHCRECRAPVRIADGADCPACSKPHRCENAGVTRASSAAVAVGGRHVAAKFVDEEGRWAKFQAQGHKITDYNDLHLAEGLPIVRAQVEEALRTVGWQAPTSAAAAPQPGGEGKPALRPIETLDELLERFALIYGEKEAVFDRQERMIVPLAGMRNICISRELHRRWMEHPTKAIVRLDNVGFDPTEKDRKITCNTYAGWPTKPKAGCCEMLIDLLAYLCSAEENADAVYQWLMKWLAYPIQRPGAKMQSAVVMHGPQGTGKSQFFKAISSIYGPYGLTINQAAIENHRNTWLASRLFILAEEVVARQELYQVKNALKELVTGETVYVDPKFVNAYEEKNHVNIVFNSNEEMPIVLEDDDRRHLVVRTPYAPQPEDFYRAVKREIEEGGIAALHAHLLDLPLGDFTPHTKPPMTASKAALQDLALDSTTRFYREFVAGAIEGIKPGVVAIATDVFDAYRTWCNRINVKPAPMPRLINALEKKHRIECARKRYLGADGKVMGPHGVCFIPEYREQPDRTRILVAPEKPPAEDERTWIGKHAIAFRNAVKDYKGAANA
- a CDS encoding phage terminase large subunit family protein, which codes for MAAPETFTLESLIPSAGCLFGTVSRAIAPRKPMTVSEWADTKRWLSSKSSPKPGRWRTSTNPPLREPMDCMSVRSAVQDMALMFPIQFGKSEVETNTLGYIMDQAPGPVMVCLPGEVSMNKWVNQKLNPLIEETPAVREALTSTNSRNAANQKEFKDFAGGQLYVEHAGSAPRLKQTTVRYLLVDELTEFATALKTGDDPLKMLEGRTSAFPDRGKRMYVSTPGVRGLCRISELWEKSDQRRYHVPCPHCGHEQPLEWDGLKWQRDAAGNVTQAWYVCRDCGTMIDEHHKTVMIAAGRWVPAHPERTPRGYHVNCLYYQIGMGPRWADLAADWLDAQGDPAKLKTFVNDRLAEPWEDKSLKAVKSNILQERAEPYPLRVAPHGVIWITAGTDTQDDRLECQIIGWGRGLTCWVIDYVVLWGDPQQEDVWVQLTDLLNRPIEHACGAMLPVSATAIDGRGHRTQAVKDFVRKALIRRPMAIYGAKATNALPLGRPKTEDVDHKGKTDAADDSLRTWQVGTIAIKHTFFRRLASDAEQPDKAKRWVRFPDVLERSYFAGLVSETFDPVKGRYRKKSGARNEPLDTWVYAYAATHHPELRLHRYARADWDTDERRILDAGHIHTTPEGQHLYQSPQEQGAQPSPSPAAIAAAPQPRAPLPPQIATPKPAPRPQRRTARSTYISR